A single window of Methylobacterium nodulans ORS 2060 DNA harbors:
- a CDS encoding RluA family pseudouridine synthase, translating into MESEVRVAEIPAGEAPERLDRALARTWPDLSRSRLQGLIREGGVRLDGAEIRDAAVRVAGGQTVAVTVPPARPATPEAEERALIIPYEDDDLIVIDKPPGLVVHPAPGHDSGTLVNALIAHCGASLSGIGGVRRPGIVHRLDKDTSGLLVVAKNDMAHAALSLQFADHGRSGQLERAYLALVWGVPEPRAGRIDAALARSDSNREKIAVVRPEKGRHAITHYRTEAVLGVREPVGLVRCRLETGRTHQIRVHLAHRGHPLLGDATYGAAFRTKAARLEPEARAALDALGRQALHAAVLGFVHPRTNAFLRFESPLPADLARLVAALGPSPGGQGPRV; encoded by the coding sequence GTGGAGAGCGAGGTCAGGGTTGCAGAGATTCCGGCCGGGGAGGCGCCTGAGCGTCTCGACCGCGCGCTCGCGCGGACCTGGCCCGATCTCTCGCGCAGCCGTCTGCAGGGGCTGATCCGCGAGGGCGGGGTGCGGCTCGACGGGGCCGAGATCCGCGACGCGGCGGTCCGGGTCGCGGGCGGCCAGACCGTCGCGGTCACGGTGCCCCCCGCACGCCCCGCCACGCCGGAGGCGGAGGAGCGCGCCCTCATCATTCCTTACGAGGACGACGACCTCATCGTCATCGACAAGCCGCCCGGCCTCGTCGTGCACCCGGCCCCCGGGCATGACAGCGGCACGCTCGTCAACGCGCTCATCGCCCATTGCGGGGCGAGCCTGTCGGGGATCGGCGGCGTGCGCCGCCCCGGCATCGTGCACCGCCTCGACAAGGATACGAGCGGGCTCCTCGTCGTCGCCAAGAACGACATGGCCCATGCGGCCTTAAGCCTGCAATTCGCCGATCACGGCCGCAGCGGCCAGTTGGAACGGGCCTATCTCGCCCTCGTCTGGGGCGTGCCGGAGCCGCGGGCGGGGAGGATCGACGCGGCCCTTGCGCGGTCGGACAGCAACCGGGAGAAGATCGCCGTGGTGCGCCCCGAGAAGGGCCGCCATGCGATCACGCACTACCGCACCGAGGCGGTTCTCGGCGTCCGCGAGCCGGTGGGGCTCGTCCGCTGCCGCCTGGAGACGGGGCGCACGCACCAGATCCGCGTCCACCTCGCCCATCGCGGGCATCCGCTCCTCGGCGACGCCACCTACGGCGCCGCCTTCCGCACCAAGGCCGCACGCCTCGAACCGGAGGCCCGCGCAGCGCTCGACGCCCTCGGACGCCAGGCGCTGCATGCGGCGGTGCTGGGCTTCGTCCACCCGCGCACCAACGCGTTCCTGCGCTTCGAGAGCCCGCTGCCCGCGGATCTCGCCCGCCTCGTCGCGGCGCTCGGGCCCTCTCCGGGCGGGCAGGGACCCCGCGTCTGA